The Paraburkholderia hospita DNA segment CTTGTTCCAGCCGCTTCGGATGCGGCGGAAGTCGAATCCGAGAAAGCCGAAGCTCTCTCCACATGCCAGATTCACGGTACGGCTCTTCTCTTCATTGATTTCGACCTGTAGTTTGGCAAACTCCTCCCGTAGGCGTCGGGTCACGGCCCCGAGCAGCCAGGCATGGCGCGGGTGGGCATCGATCAGCACGACCAGATCGTCAGCAAAACGGGCATACTCGACATTGGTGTACTTCCCGTCGCGCGTGGTTGCCTTCGCTCGTTCCAGCATTTGATCTACCTCTGTGAGATAGATGTTGCTGAGAAGCGGCGAAATTACCCCACCCTGCGGAACGCCTTGTTTGCCCGATGCTGTCAGCATCAGCTTTAGCAGATGCATGACATCCCGGTCGTTGATCCGGCGCGCCACTTTGTCGAGCAGCAGATGATGCCGCACGGTGTCAAAGTAAGCGCGTAAATCCAGATCTATGACCAGAGTTTTCGCCTGCACGATCGCCGTCGCCACTCGTTGCACCGCTTCATGCGCGGTCCTCTTGGGACGATAGCCATACGACCCCGGCTGGAAATCTGCCTCGAAGATCGGCTCCAGTATCAGCTTGAGCGCACCCTGGACCACTCGATCACGGATAGCGGGTATCGATAGGACGCGGAATTTCCCCCCGTCCTTCGGTATCTCCCGCCGCCGTGCCGGCAGTGGCCGGTAGGTACGTTCAACCAGTTCGTCCCGTATCTGCTCGAGGAACGCCTCCACACCTTGCGCCTCAATGACCTCGAACGTCACGCCGTCAATTCCCGGCGCTCCGTTGTTTATTCTGGCCAACTCGTACGCTTCGCGTAGTGTCTCCATCTTGCAGACATGGACGTACAAACCCCAGAAACGCCAGGACGGTTCAGCCTTCGCCTTGACATATATTCCCCGCCTCAGGTCCTGCAAACTGCTGGACGCCTTTGTCATCTCGTCCTTGCCTCCCATGTTGTTGAGGAAGTTACAAAACAGCAGGGTTCCTTCGCTCCATCGGAGTTACCCGACTTCACAGCTAGTACGAACCCGTCCGCCACCCTCTCGCCTTCGGCCCACTTCCCGGGGTCGCCGGTTATAGGACCTACCTTGCTCCGGCGATTTCGCGCCGGGACGAGGAGGGCTTCTCCAGTTGCTTAGCGTGTCCTTGTCATCGTGCCATCGCTTTCACCCCGCCGAAGTGGAGTAACCGTATCGGTCAGATTTCGGTTATCCATGCTGCCTTCGCCCCAAGCATGAGGGCTCGGCCTTCGGGTCTTGATTTTTCGAGGCCACATCCACGTTCACTTTTGTTACGGCCCGATGACTCGCGCGGCCCCCAAGGGCCACCTGTCGATAGGCTTCAGAGTCTTGGTTTCCCGCCACCCTGCTATCCGAGCTACGGGGCGCCTGACTTTTACCCCGGCAGGTCTAGCTCCTGCTGAACACGCCAGCCTTCGCTGGACGCACATGCCTGCCATCACTTCCCCTCCAGCGCGCCTTTTCTGACGGGCGCCGCAAGCGAGTTCTTCGATCTCCTCGTCACCGACGCGTATTGCGGCGACGCCGCCGCGGAAGACGTGATCATGCGGGTGCGCCAGGTTCTGCCGGGCCTGCCCGTCATCGCCATGATGACGACGCCGCGCGAAAGCGAATTGGTCGCAATGTTGCAATCGGGCGCCGACGACTGCGTGTCGAAGCCCGTGCGCGGTCCCGAAATGCTGGCCCGCATCGAAGCGCTGATGCGTCGCGCCGGGATCCGCCGCCCGCGCAACCGCGTGCGCGAAATGTTCGGCGAGTATGCGTTCGACGCCGGCCGTTCCATCGTCAGCTTTCGGGGACAGAGCGTTACCCTGACGCCAAAAGAACTCCAGTTCGCGCTGCTGCTGTTTACCAATATGTCGCGGCCGGTGTCGCGCGCGCACATCCTGGAAACCGTCTGGTCGCGCCGCCGCGACGTAAAGTCGCGCACGCTCGACACGCACGCGTCGCGCATCCGCACCAAGCTCGAACTGCGGCCGGAATTCGGCTACACCCTTACGCCGCTGTACGGTTACGGCTATCGTCTGGACCAGATTCCAGTCGAAAACACGGATAGCGCGGATAAACCCGCGCCGACTGAAAGAATCGCGGAAACGCTATAATATTGGGCCTAACCATAGCCCCAATACGTCGCGCCAAAAACGCCATAGTGTCCCCGTGCAACTGCTAACGATCGGAATCAACCATCACACCGCGCCCGTCGCCTTGCGCGAACGCGTGGCGTTTCCGGTCGAGCAGATCAAGCCGGCACTCTCGACGTTCAAGGACATCTTCCTCGCCCGCACGGCCCGCACGGCGCCGGAAGCGGCCATTCTGTCCACCTGCAACCGCACCGAGCTCTACTGCGCCACCGACGACCAGGCCGCCCGCGAGGCCGCCATCCACTGGCTGTCGAAGTACCACAACATCACCATCGACGAACTCGCGCCGCACGTGTACGCGCTGCCGCAGTCGGAAGCCGTGCGCCACGCGTTTCGCGTCGCGTCGGGGCTGGATTCGATGGTGCTGGGCGAGACGCAGATCGTCGGCCAGATGAAGGATGCGGTGCGCACGGCGTCGGAAGCCGGCGCGCTCGGCACGTATCTGAACCAGTTGTTCCAGCGCACCTTCGCGGTCGCGAAAGAGGTGCGCACCACGACTGAAATCGGGGCGCAATCGGTTTCGATGGCCGCCGCCGCGGTGCGCCTCGCGCAGCGGATTTTCGACAAGGTGTCGAATCAGCGCGTGCTGTTCATTGGCGCGGGCGAGATGATCGAACTTTGCGCAACGCACTTTGCCGCGCAACAGCCGCGCGAGCTGGTCGTCGCGAACCGCACGGCCGAACGCGGCCAGCGTCTTGCCGACCGCTTCAATGGCCGGTCGATTCCGCTGTCGGAATTGC contains these protein-coding regions:
- a CDS encoding response regulator transcription factor translates to MDAHACHHFPSSAPFLTGAASEFFDLLVTDAYCGDAAAEDVIMRVRQVLPGLPVIAMMTTPRESELVAMLQSGADDCVSKPVRGPEMLARIEALMRRAGIRRPRNRVREMFGEYAFDAGRSIVSFRGQSVTLTPKELQFALLLFTNMSRPVSRAHILETVWSRRRDVKSRTLDTHASRIRTKLELRPEFGYTLTPLYGYGYRLDQIPVENTDSADKPAPTERIAETL
- the ltrA gene encoding group II intron reverse transcriptase/maturase, whose protein sequence is MTKASSSLQDLRRGIYVKAKAEPSWRFWGLYVHVCKMETLREAYELARINNGAPGIDGVTFEVIEAQGVEAFLEQIRDELVERTYRPLPARRREIPKDGGKFRVLSIPAIRDRVVQGALKLILEPIFEADFQPGSYGYRPKRTAHEAVQRVATAIVQAKTLVIDLDLRAYFDTVRHHLLLDKVARRINDRDVMHLLKLMLTASGKQGVPQGGVISPLLSNIYLTEVDQMLERAKATTRDGKYTNVEYARFADDLVVLIDAHPRHAWLLGAVTRRLREEFAKLQVEINEEKSRTVNLACGESFGFLGFDFRRIRSGWNKVWRPQYTPKLKKRTALLRKLKEVFRRHRSQPVDRVVALINPVLRGWVSYFAVGHSSGCFGFVKNWVEKKIRRHMQRSRKQQGFGWEKWSKRWLYDELKLFNGYKVRYQTASKATPA
- the hemA gene encoding glutamyl-tRNA reductase, producing MQLLTIGINHHTAPVALRERVAFPVEQIKPALSTFKDIFLARTARTAPEAAILSTCNRTELYCATDDQAAREAAIHWLSKYHNITIDELAPHVYALPQSEAVRHAFRVASGLDSMVLGETQIVGQMKDAVRTASEAGALGTYLNQLFQRTFAVAKEVRTTTEIGAQSVSMAAAAVRLAQRIFDKVSNQRVLFIGAGEMIELCATHFAAQQPRELVVANRTAERGQRLADRFNGRSIPLSELPTRMHEFDIIVSCTASTLPIIGLGAVERAVKARRHRPIFMVDLAVPRDIEPEVGKLEDVFLYTVDDLGAIVREGNASRQAAVAQAETIIETRVQNFMQWLDARSIVPVIRHMHTQADALRRAEVEKAQKLLARGDDPAAVLEALSQALTNKLIHGPTHALNRASTEDRDSLIELMSGFYKHAHSSSER